In Lycium ferocissimum isolate CSIRO_LF1 chromosome 11, AGI_CSIRO_Lferr_CH_V1, whole genome shotgun sequence, a single genomic region encodes these proteins:
- the LOC132036773 gene encoding large ribosomal subunit protein mL43-like — protein MYLYSSLFSFRHQFQLIQMALRGVWQLKKLVVSYCNWGGSSRGIRAFMESELPAFKEKNPQLEVVTELNRGQHPFLKGLYKNKNERAVCVKNLNQDEVLEAATKLRNSLGRKVVKLKTRHVTKQPSVQGTWSTALEL, from the exons ATGTACCTATActcttctctcttctccttcagGCATCAGTTTCAG TTGATCCAGATGGCTCTAAGAGGTGTTTGGCAGCTAAAGAAGCTGGTAGTCAGCTATTGCAATTGGGGCGGCAGTAGCAGGGGAATAAG GGCATTCATGGAGTCTGAATTGCCTGCATTCAAGGAGAAAAATCCGCAACTTGAGGTGGTCACTGAACTCAATCGTGGTCAGCATCCTTTCTTGAAGGGATTATACA AGAACAAGAATGAGCGTGCTGTATGTGTGAAAAACTTGAATCAAGACGAAGTACTTGAAGCTGCGACCAAGTTAAGAAATTCACTTGGCAGAAAGGTGGTGAAGCTGAAGACTCGGCATGTCACGAAACAACCAAGCGTTCAAGGTACATGGTCAACAGCATTGGAGTTATaa